From a region of the Ignisphaera sp. genome:
- the pdxT gene encoding pyridoxal 5'-phosphate synthase glutaminase subunit PdxT, with translation MNIGVLGYQGGIDEHKYMVIESCRELNIQCNVETVVKPQQLNKLDGLIIPGGESTTIVKLAKRYNMVEEIRSKVIEGLPVLGTCAGAIFLAKRVTDLKTRKELQGTIGLLDVVVVRNFYGRQKESFEIDLEIPTLGEKPFRAIFIRAPAIIEISGKVKPLAIYGENYVFVQQDTILAAVFHPELSGDTRIHRYFLEIVKK, from the coding sequence ATGAACATAGGGGTACTTGGGTATCAAGGAGGTATAGACGAACACAAATATATGGTAATTGAATCATGTAGGGAATTGAATATACAGTGTAACGTGGAAACAGTAGTTAAACCTCAACAGCTAAATAAGCTAGATGGTCTCATAATACCTGGTGGCGAATCAACAACAATAGTTAAGCTAGCCAAGAGGTACAATATGGTTGAGGAGATCAGAAGTAAGGTGATAGAGGGATTACCTGTCTTAGGTACTTGTGCAGGAGCAATATTCTTGGCAAAGAGGGTTACAGATCTAAAAACAAGAAAAGAACTTCAAGGTACAATAGGTTTGTTAGATGTTGTTGTCGTCAGAAACTTCTATGGTAGACAGAAGGAAAGTTTCGAAATAGATCTAGAGATACCTACTTTAGGAGAAAAACCATTTAGAGCTATATTCATAAGAGCTCCAGCAATCATCGAGATCTCAGGTAAAGTCAAGCCTCTGGCTATCTATGGAGAAAACTATGTGTTTGTACAACAAGACACTATACTGGCTGCAGTATTTCATCCGGAGCTATCAGGCGATACAAGAATACATAGATACTTTCTAGAGATTGTTAAAAAATAA
- a CDS encoding thymidylate synthase, whose protein sequence is MIVYVYAKSLPEAWEKSLVELKNLGIVIDTEYGEKSIDAPAAIVVEEPFSEPRVHLRGIVAGSLKGLLEYVDEVVYGVHDHLVEKFGYTYHERLFSYRLPNGVVVNQIEKIIEKLKKAPYSRRAQAITWQPWRDLETEHPPCLQRMWFRVIDNKLVLHVHMRSNDALKATYMNMYAFTELQKYIANQLGISVGHYIHVADSYHVYERDWKWFNTFVEQIKSGESRKRWRTTQEYIDMVKKLENK, encoded by the coding sequence TTGATTGTATATGTGTATGCTAAGAGTTTGCCTGAGGCATGGGAGAAGAGTTTGGTTGAGCTTAAGAATCTGGGGATAGTTATTGATACTGAGTATGGTGAGAAATCTATTGATGCTCCTGCTGCTATAGTTGTTGAAGAACCTTTCTCAGAGCCTAGAGTGCATCTCAGAGGTATTGTTGCGGGTTCTCTCAAGGGTTTGCTAGAGTATGTTGATGAAGTTGTGTATGGTGTTCATGACCATCTTGTCGAAAAGTTCGGCTACACATATCACGAAAGATTATTTAGCTATAGACTACCAAATGGTGTTGTTGTTAATCAGATAGAGAAGATTATTGAGAAGCTAAAGAAAGCACCCTACAGCAGAAGAGCACAAGCAATAACTTGGCAACCATGGAGAGATCTAGAGACAGAGCATCCACCTTGTCTACAGAGAATGTGGTTTAGAGTTATAGACAATAAACTAGTTCTACATGTACATATGAGAAGCAATGATGCTTTGAAAGCTACATACATGAACATGTATGCATTCACAGAACTACAGAAATACATAGCTAATCAGCTGGGGATTTCTGTTGGTCACTATATACATGTAGCTGATTCTTATCATGTCTATGAAAGAGACTGGAAATGGTTCAACACATTTGTGGAACAGATAAAGAGCGGTGAATCGAGAAAAAGATGGAGAACAACACAAGAATACATAGACATGGTCAAGAAACTCGAAAACAAGTAA
- a CDS encoding glycoside hydrolase family 3 N-terminal domain-containing protein, with protein MSIEEKIAQLTSIFVDDLIENGDFSEAKAEQLIKHGIGQISRVAGSKLGFKPREVAKIVNKIQKFLIEKTRLGIPAIVHEECLSGLMGPSVVMFPIPLALASTWDPDLVKNVAEKIREQALLVGVKHCLSPVLDLCRDPRWGRCEETFGEDHNLVAAMGIAYVRGLQGDGDRVYVVATAKHFAAHGVPEGGRNIASVNIGVREFRNIHLYPFEAVVKLAKLKSVMPAYHEIDGIPCHANDELLSKILRYEWGFDGIVVSDYWGVRMLNTVHRVAKSCKEAAILALSAGVDIELPHNDCFKELVEAVRKREIPEELLDRGVERVLYVKYLLGLFDNPYVDEARVPETIDGPSYRELAREVARKSIVLLKNDGVLPLPKSNIKIAVVGPLADNPFAMLGDYHYASHIGLVQPDIHIVTVLEGIRNKIDPSSVSYAKGCEVQTSDLNMLNEAIAIASKADVVVIVIGDISCIFDKNRCTSGEGIDRTDLSLTKPQEELVKSISNLGKPVVLVVVAGRPMSLENVQKDVKAILWCWKLGAEGGNAIADILFGDYSPSGRLPVSLPRSSGQLPIYYSRRPSSFGEYIEMPSKPLYPFGYGLSYTEFRYTSINVEPLEVPIAGEIRISVEVENIGGYEADEVVQIYIARTYNSLALPVKELKAFKRIKIKPGERRRVTFKIPTQLLAFYNRDTKLVIEPGEYKVVVGRNSEESIFETTIKIVGETIELKERKIFTAEAYIE; from the coding sequence ATGAGTATAGAGGAAAAAATTGCTCAACTGACCTCGATATTTGTTGATGATCTCATTGAGAATGGTGATTTCTCTGAAGCTAAAGCTGAACAACTTATAAAGCATGGAATTGGACAGATAAGTAGAGTAGCAGGATCAAAACTAGGGTTCAAACCTAGAGAAGTTGCTAAAATAGTTAATAAGATCCAGAAGTTCTTGATTGAAAAAACTAGATTGGGAATACCAGCTATAGTGCATGAGGAATGTCTCTCAGGATTAATGGGACCTTCTGTTGTTATGTTTCCAATACCTTTAGCATTAGCAAGCACATGGGATCCCGACCTCGTTAAAAACGTTGCAGAAAAGATAAGAGAACAAGCATTGCTGGTTGGTGTTAAGCATTGTTTATCGCCTGTACTAGATCTATGTAGAGATCCTAGATGGGGTAGATGTGAAGAAACCTTTGGCGAAGACCACAATTTGGTAGCGGCTATGGGTATAGCATATGTTAGAGGTCTGCAAGGCGATGGAGATAGAGTTTACGTAGTTGCTACAGCAAAACATTTTGCTGCACATGGTGTTCCTGAAGGGGGTAGAAATATAGCGTCTGTAAATATAGGTGTTCGAGAGTTTAGAAATATTCATCTATATCCTTTTGAAGCAGTCGTGAAGCTAGCTAAACTAAAATCTGTAATGCCTGCTTACCATGAAATCGATGGAATACCGTGTCATGCTAATGACGAACTACTGAGCAAGATACTTCGATACGAGTGGGGATTCGATGGAATTGTTGTATCTGACTATTGGGGTGTAAGGATGCTTAATACTGTTCATAGAGTTGCAAAAAGTTGCAAAGAAGCGGCAATACTAGCTTTATCAGCTGGCGTAGATATAGAGCTTCCGCATAATGACTGTTTTAAAGAGCTTGTAGAAGCTGTAAGGAAGAGAGAGATACCCGAGGAACTTCTAGATAGAGGTGTTGAAAGAGTTCTCTACGTCAAGTATCTATTGGGGCTTTTTGATAATCCATATGTAGATGAAGCAAGAGTTCCAGAAACCATAGATGGCCCCAGCTATAGAGAGCTTGCACGTGAAGTTGCGAGAAAATCTATAGTGTTGCTAAAGAACGATGGAGTACTACCCTTACCGAAATCTAACATAAAGATTGCGGTGGTAGGTCCTCTTGCAGATAATCCTTTCGCTATGTTGGGTGATTATCATTACGCATCACACATAGGTTTAGTTCAACCTGATATACATATAGTGACGGTTCTCGAAGGGATAAGGAACAAGATAGATCCGTCGTCAGTTTCATATGCTAAAGGTTGTGAGGTACAAACCTCAGACCTTAATATGCTTAATGAGGCTATTGCTATAGCTAGTAAAGCTGATGTAGTTGTGATTGTTATTGGTGATATTTCCTGCATATTTGATAAGAATAGATGTACCTCAGGTGAAGGTATTGATAGAACAGATCTCTCTCTAACAAAACCACAAGAGGAGCTAGTTAAGAGTATTAGTAATTTAGGCAAACCTGTAGTTCTTGTTGTTGTAGCTGGAAGACCTATGTCTCTAGAAAATGTACAGAAAGATGTAAAGGCTATTCTATGGTGTTGGAAACTAGGTGCTGAAGGCGGTAATGCTATAGCTGATATTCTTTTCGGTGACTATTCACCAAGTGGGAGACTGCCTGTATCTCTACCTAGATCAAGTGGTCAGCTACCGATATACTATTCAAGAAGACCTTCATCATTTGGCGAGTATATAGAGATGCCTTCTAAACCTTTGTATCCATTCGGTTATGGACTAAGTTATACAGAATTTAGGTATACTAGCATCAACGTAGAGCCACTAGAAGTACCAATAGCTGGAGAAATCAGGATATCAGTTGAGGTCGAGAACATAGGTGGGTATGAAGCTGATGAAGTTGTACAGATATACATTGCCAGAACTTACAATAGTTTAGCGTTACCGGTTAAGGAGCTGAAAGCATTTAAGAGGATAAAGATCAAGCCTGGAGAAAGAAGGAGAGTGACATTCAAAATACCTACACAACTTCTAGCATTTTACAATAGGGATACAAAACTTGTTATAGAACCTGGTGAATACAAGGTAGTTGTTGGACGCAATAGCGAAGAAAGTATCTTTGAAACAACGATCAAAATTGTTGGAGAAACTATAGAACTCAAAGAGAGAAAGATATTTACTGCCGAAGCATATATAGAATAA
- the rbcL gene encoding type III ribulose-bisphosphate carboxylase — protein sequence MAYKPKVDFEPYHTWIDKSYAPDLKNDVIVTFRVTPAEGFSIEEVAGGIAAESSTGTWTTLYVWYDQNRLEKLKGRAYFFKDLGDGSWLIRIAYPVELFEENNMPGFLASIAGNIFGMRRAKWLRVEDMYLPYDFIKYFRGPVKGVKGVRDIFKVYDRPIAGTVPKPKVGYTADEVEKLAYEILSGGMDYIKDDENLVSPSYCRFEARAKSIMKIIDKVEKETGERKVWFANITADVREMEKRLKLVADYGNPYIMVDVVVTGWSALTYIRDLAEEYGLAIHAHRAMHAAITRNPYHGISMFTLAKLFRIIGVDQLHIGTPEVGKLEAKTIDVIRNAKVLREDPFTPDKDDIFHLEQHFYHIKPSVPTSSGGLHPGTLPEVVKVLGRDCVIQVGGGTIGHPDGPRAGAAAIRQALEAIVKGIPLDDYAKDHPELRKALEKWGYVRPI from the coding sequence ATGGCATATAAGCCAAAGGTGGATTTCGAACCTTATCACACATGGATAGACAAGAGTTATGCACCAGATCTTAAGAATGATGTTATTGTTACCTTTAGAGTAACACCAGCTGAAGGCTTCAGTATAGAAGAGGTTGCAGGTGGTATTGCTGCTGAAAGTAGTACAGGTACCTGGACCACGCTCTATGTATGGTATGATCAGAATAGATTAGAGAAACTCAAGGGCAGAGCATACTTCTTTAAAGACTTGGGCGATGGTTCTTGGCTCATTAGAATTGCATATCCTGTAGAGCTTTTTGAAGAGAATAACATGCCTGGTTTCTTAGCTAGTATTGCTGGAAACATCTTCGGTATGAGGAGAGCTAAATGGCTTAGAGTAGAGGATATGTATCTTCCATATGATTTCATCAAATATTTCAGAGGCCCTGTTAAAGGTGTTAAAGGTGTTAGAGATATATTCAAAGTCTATGACAGGCCTATTGCAGGTACAGTACCGAAACCTAAAGTAGGCTATACTGCAGATGAAGTAGAGAAACTAGCTTACGAGATTCTAAGCGGAGGCATGGACTATATAAAGGATGACGAAAACCTTGTTAGCCCAAGTTACTGTCGTTTTGAAGCAAGAGCAAAATCGATAATGAAGATCATAGACAAAGTCGAGAAAGAAACAGGTGAGAGAAAGGTATGGTTTGCTAACATTACTGCTGATGTTAGGGAAATGGAGAAAAGACTAAAGCTTGTAGCTGATTATGGTAACCCATACATAATGGTTGATGTAGTTGTCACAGGTTGGTCTGCTCTAACATATATCAGAGATCTAGCTGAAGAATACGGTCTAGCTATCCACGCACATAGAGCTATGCATGCAGCTATAACGAGAAATCCATACCACGGTATCTCAATGTTCACATTAGCTAAACTTTTCAGGATAATAGGTGTTGATCAACTACATATAGGTACACCAGAAGTAGGTAAGCTAGAGGCAAAGACCATAGATGTTATAAGGAATGCTAAAGTACTTAGAGAAGATCCATTCACACCAGATAAAGATGATATATTCCATCTCGAGCAACACTTCTACCATATAAAACCATCAGTACCAACATCATCTGGAGGACTACATCCAGGAACTCTTCCAGAGGTTGTTAAAGTATTAGGTAGAGATTGTGTTATACAAGTAGGTGGCGGCACTATAGGTCATCCAGACGGTCCTAGAGCTGGTGCAGCTGCTATCCGACAAGCACTAGAAGCTATCGTCAAAGGAATACCTCTAGATGATTATGCTAAAGATCATCCAGAACTTAGGAAAGCTCTCGAGAAATGGGGATATGTGAGACCGATATAA
- the pdxS gene encoding pyridoxal 5'-phosphate synthase lyase subunit PdxS produces MKRLFDTHLYEVGFNNIVDFFYRLADVSDKLRSNGLYFRYGPETLPDTITVPAKGTLKVKYGFPVFQKYGVCMDVTNVEQAVIAEEAGAVSVMVLDKLPYDVRKSGGVARMASVKRIEEVLESVTIPVMAKVRIGHYMEAKVLEQIGVDMIDESEVLTPADEERHINKWLFKIPFVNGARDLGEALRRIYEGASMIRTKGEAGTGNVSEAVKHMRSIMESIMVVVSIAPEDRMRKAREYGVPYELVDLTARLKRLPIINFAAGGIATPADAALLMWLGSDGVFVGSGIFKSQDPQTRAEAIVLATSMWYDPETVAEAQAMIDESKSMMGIDIRQLKPEELLQVRGI; encoded by the coding sequence ATGAAGAGATTGTTTGATACACATCTATATGAGGTTGGATTCAATAATATAGTTGACTTCTTCTACAGACTAGCCGATGTTAGTGATAAACTTAGATCGAATGGTCTCTACTTTAGATATGGTCCAGAAACATTACCAGACACAATAACTGTTCCTGCTAAAGGTACTCTGAAGGTTAAGTATGGGTTCCCTGTGTTCCAAAAATATGGAGTATGTATGGATGTTACTAATGTCGAGCAAGCAGTAATAGCTGAAGAAGCTGGAGCAGTTTCGGTTATGGTCCTAGATAAACTTCCTTATGATGTTAGGAAAAGCGGTGGTGTAGCTAGAATGGCCAGCGTTAAAAGGATAGAGGAGGTTCTTGAATCCGTAACTATACCAGTTATGGCTAAAGTTAGGATAGGTCACTACATGGAGGCAAAAGTTCTCGAACAAATAGGTGTAGATATGATAGACGAGTCTGAAGTTTTGACACCTGCAGATGAGGAAAGACATATAAACAAGTGGTTATTCAAGATACCGTTTGTTAATGGTGCTAGAGATCTTGGAGAAGCTTTGAGAAGGATATACGAAGGAGCATCGATGATCAGAACCAAGGGAGAAGCTGGCACAGGAAATGTTTCTGAAGCTGTGAAACATATGAGGTCGATAATGGAGAGCATAATGGTTGTTGTCAGCATAGCTCCAGAGGATAGAATGAGAAAGGCCAGAGAATATGGTGTACCCTATGAATTGGTCGATCTTACAGCTAGACTGAAGAGATTACCTATAATTAATTTCGCGGCTGGAGGCATAGCTACACCCGCTGATGCAGCTCTACTTATGTGGCTCGGTTCGGATGGGGTATTCGTTGGTTCAGGTATATTCAAGTCTCAAGATCCTCAAACAAGAGCAGAAGCAATAGTTCTTGCTACATCTATGTGGTATGATCCTGAAACTGTAGCAGAAGCACAGGCTATGATAGATGAATCAAAGAGTATGATGGGTATAGATATAAGGCAGTTGAAACCTGAAGAACTTCTTCAGGTTAGAGGGATATAG
- a CDS encoding DUF2139 domain-containing protein, translated as MGRPNLHLKRYVQHDEVGMGQNQFRCFYMAFHPVNGAFVVHEGHSGKIYMDGKIIYDFALIGRPPRAGGDTHGAITWSREYVFIGGWMKAPPGLLVSTDRTLAKQDMREKYSHIHTVDENGKVELLWSRKWDDKLPPNHWYGEVTDLLYDGHDNILYFSRADGYAELGLWRISLNDKKVEWIIRNRTVYKMEMKDDKIFATLFNPAHMEKSAVAIYDTLSGESRLIEDFNFALDPDKKISIKRDGGQIVQIQNRLISFYGGTLIVSDPYRDRHILYPFLEIVSPESERPPYIPGLRTQKVYPLGIPIIAVNPSEGLTEPTLRTTFGLLVRVDPVVPQIVSLSGFVSGMISDGEYVYLGASYANHCPAYTYRTGDGGIYAIPVKELFTKPWNSLRLWVFDGFYKLDETGIEGWFGGIPLKGFTVRKMRIYVSDKVKMSIAEYNLLTKVYEDSVNLEQGWNIVDLSPYYDIVAFRFSNNLEKVLAEVIVEP; from the coding sequence TTGGGTAGACCAAATCTTCACTTAAAAAGATACGTACAGCATGACGAAGTAGGTATGGGTCAAAATCAATTCAGATGTTTCTATATGGCTTTTCACCCAGTCAATGGCGCATTTGTTGTACATGAGGGTCATTCAGGAAAAATATATATGGATGGAAAAATTATATATGATTTTGCATTAATTGGTAGACCGCCTAGAGCTGGAGGAGATACTCATGGTGCTATAACATGGTCTCGAGAATACGTATTCATAGGTGGCTGGATGAAGGCTCCTCCAGGACTGCTCGTATCTACGGATAGAACTCTTGCTAAACAAGATATGAGAGAGAAGTACAGCCATATACATACAGTTGATGAAAATGGTAAAGTAGAGCTTCTATGGTCTAGGAAATGGGATGATAAACTTCCTCCAAACCATTGGTATGGAGAGGTAACAGATCTCTTGTATGATGGACATGACAATATACTGTACTTTAGTAGAGCTGATGGATATGCAGAACTAGGTTTATGGAGGATATCTCTAAATGATAAAAAAGTTGAATGGATAATTAGAAACAGGACAGTATATAAGATGGAGATGAAAGACGATAAAATATTTGCTACACTATTCAATCCAGCTCATATGGAGAAATCCGCTGTAGCTATATACGATACCCTCAGTGGAGAAAGTAGACTTATTGAAGACTTCAATTTTGCTTTAGACCCAGATAAGAAAATTTCTATAAAGAGAGATGGTGGTCAAATAGTACAGATACAAAATCGATTGATATCGTTTTACGGGGGTACACTGATAGTTAGTGATCCCTATAGAGATAGACATATTCTCTATCCGTTTCTAGAGATTGTTAGTCCCGAATCAGAGAGACCTCCATATATACCTGGACTTAGAACACAGAAGGTTTACCCCCTTGGAATACCTATTATAGCTGTTAATCCATCTGAAGGACTAACAGAACCTACACTTAGAACCACATTTGGACTCTTAGTGAGAGTAGATCCTGTTGTACCGCAGATAGTGTCTCTCTCAGGCTTCGTTTCGGGTATGATATCAGATGGAGAATATGTATATCTAGGAGCATCATATGCAAATCACTGTCCAGCATATACTTACAGAACAGGTGATGGAGGCATATATGCTATACCTGTGAAAGAGTTATTCACAAAACCTTGGAATTCTCTTAGATTATGGGTATTCGATGGATTTTATAAGCTTGATGAAACAGGTATAGAAGGATGGTTCGGTGGTATACCTCTTAAAGGATTTACTGTAAGGAAAATGAGAATATATGTATCAGATAAGGTGAAGATGAGTATTGCAGAATACAATTTGCTTACAAAAGTTTATGAAGATTCTGTAAACCTAGAGCAGGGATGGAATATAGTAGATTTATCGCCATACTATGATATAGTAGCATTTAGATTCAGCAACAATTTAGAGAAAGTGTTAGCTGAAGTAATAGTAGAACCCTAA
- a CDS encoding FGGY family carbohydrate kinase, with protein sequence MKQLFIGIDLGSSGIRVEVYDIEGNLVAMGKESIHNQTCEEWLRALEASVPNIVKECTDCEKHVSVTSTSGTLIGVNRYGEVIHGPIMYYERIDEWYEKIKNYSSIKKLNEKGVKIDQTSPPVKILKLKIEHHDIYSNVHWFISPTTYLLYKLYYDEGEIWEDVYMDYTNALKFGIDITSSPPTWFYPLYDELGIDADKLPKLAPVGEAIGIAKSRFAEKIGLKNARLYQGLTDGNAAAIAGGAIDIGDINMYIGTTTVPKIVVDRIVTHPALYYHIHPIKGYLAGSATGFTGAFLSWYSEKVLGMPLDKASEYVEKVKAGSEYMFFPYGDRGPTYNPLLEPAITGIKISDEPREILLGRFIRSIMLGITLLENYFIELFRELFSIDTNCVNLTGGGTKSKIWNKIRASVYGKKIIVHGDLVGTGVIIPLLIRNRFYSSIDEVKRMFLKPIDTVEPDEALVEVYRPYKDAFIRRWLKLQDLYRA encoded by the coding sequence ATGAAGCAACTCTTTATAGGAATAGATTTAGGTAGTAGTGGTATTAGGGTAGAGGTATACGATATTGAGGGAAACCTGGTAGCTATGGGTAAGGAGTCTATCCATAATCAAACTTGTGAAGAATGGTTGCGAGCATTAGAAGCTTCTGTACCAAACATTGTTAAAGAATGCACCGATTGTGAAAAACATGTATCTGTCACAAGTACCTCTGGAACCTTAATAGGTGTCAATAGATATGGTGAAGTGATTCACGGTCCCATAATGTACTATGAAAGAATTGATGAATGGTACGAAAAGATCAAAAACTATAGCTCTATCAAGAAGTTGAACGAGAAAGGTGTTAAAATAGATCAAACATCACCTCCTGTAAAGATCCTGAAGTTAAAGATTGAACACCATGATATCTACAGTAACGTCCACTGGTTTATTTCACCAACAACATATCTTCTATACAAGCTGTACTATGATGAAGGCGAGATATGGGAAGATGTATACATGGACTACACAAATGCCTTGAAGTTCGGCATAGATATCACATCTTCTCCACCAACATGGTTCTACCCACTATATGATGAACTAGGTATAGATGCAGATAAATTACCTAAACTAGCTCCAGTAGGTGAAGCTATAGGTATTGCAAAAAGCAGATTTGCTGAAAAAATTGGTCTTAAAAATGCTAGACTTTATCAAGGGTTAACAGATGGTAATGCTGCAGCTATAGCTGGTGGTGCTATAGATATAGGGGACATAAACATGTACATAGGTACAACAACTGTACCGAAGATAGTTGTTGACAGAATTGTAACTCATCCAGCACTTTATTACCATATACATCCGATAAAGGGGTATTTAGCAGGATCTGCAACAGGATTTACTGGAGCATTTCTCTCATGGTATTCAGAAAAAGTCCTTGGAATGCCTCTAGATAAGGCTTCTGAGTATGTCGAGAAAGTTAAAGCTGGTAGCGAGTATATGTTCTTTCCCTATGGCGATAGAGGTCCTACATACAATCCGTTATTAGAGCCAGCTATAACAGGTATAAAGATTTCGGATGAACCTAGAGAAATACTTTTAGGGAGATTCATTAGAAGCATTATGCTTGGAATAACATTGCTTGAAAACTATTTTATTGAATTATTTAGAGAGCTCTTCAGTATAGATACAAATTGTGTCAATTTAACTGGTGGTGGCACCAAATCCAAGATATGGAACAAGATTAGAGCCTCAGTATATGGAAAGAAAATCATAGTTCATGGAGATCTTGTTGGTACAGGGGTAATAATACCCTTATTGATTAGAAACAGATTCTATAGCTCTATAGATGAAGTTAAAAGAATGTTCTTGAAGCCTATTGATACTGTAGAACCTGATGAAGCTTTGGTTGAGGTGTATAGACCATATAAAGATGCATTCATAAGGAGATGGCTAAAATTGCAAGATCTATATAGAGCTTGA
- a CDS encoding TIM barrel protein has product MAKLHLGLNLSWAVKRWPMPDEWAEIVAKLDVKYVQFSYDLLDPRSTHDAVEHMANLILDAIKKYGIVIHSTFTGLAAYSFNLLSHPDPVMRYDALDWYMKAIDFTSKISVKATGGHIAAKSVKDYNDPKRRTYIDSALIDNMKALRIYAKAKGLEMILWEPMPVPRETPWTMNETEEILVKANEGPGVSVLLNIDLGHQCTLQGMEADPYEWLKRFAPKSPAIHIQQTDGKGDRHWPFTEEYNRIGIIKPDKVVEAIEASGAKEVYLLLEYIPPFEYPDEEVLKNLEASVKYLKQYIP; this is encoded by the coding sequence ATGGCTAAACTACATCTAGGTTTGAATCTTAGTTGGGCTGTTAAACGATGGCCTATGCCAGATGAATGGGCAGAAATAGTGGCTAAACTTGATGTAAAGTATGTTCAGTTTTCATATGATCTACTTGACCCTAGATCTACACATGATGCTGTAGAACATATGGCTAATCTTATCCTGGACGCTATAAAGAAGTATGGAATAGTTATCCATTCAACATTTACCGGTTTAGCTGCATACTCATTCAATCTACTATCACATCCAGACCCGGTAATGAGGTATGATGCTCTAGATTGGTATATGAAGGCTATAGACTTTACCTCTAAAATATCGGTAAAAGCTACCGGGGGTCATATAGCTGCTAAAAGTGTGAAAGACTATAATGATCCGAAAAGAAGAACATACATAGACTCAGCATTAATAGATAACATGAAAGCTTTAAGAATATATGCTAAAGCAAAAGGACTAGAAATGATCTTATGGGAGCCTATGCCTGTTCCTAGAGAAACTCCTTGGACAATGAACGAGACAGAAGAAATACTTGTTAAAGCCAATGAAGGTCCTGGAGTATCTGTACTCCTAAATATAGATCTGGGTCATCAATGTACATTACAGGGTATGGAAGCTGATCCCTATGAATGGCTAAAGAGATTTGCCCCAAAATCACCTGCAATACATATACAGCAAACGGATGGTAAAGGAGATAGACATTGGCCTTTTACTGAAGAATACAACAGGATAGGTATCATAAAGCCGGATAAAGTTGTTGAAGCAATAGAAGCTTCGGGAGCTAAAGAAGTATACCTACTTCTAGAGTATATACCCCCATTCGAGTATCCAGATGAAGAGGTCCTAAAGAATCTAGAAGCATCTGTGAAATACCTTAAACAATATATACCATAA
- a CDS encoding phosphoglycolate phosphatase, whose product MNLYDILERYLYSNIPSALFIDIDGVMTVARGSYVMDLEVVGFLRELESKGVPVYLVSGNAYPVVLTLQRYLGLSSIFIAENGCVIQMHEEVLKICKESLDSLADVISKSFSLKPSPSNAYRLCDRAFHVPKEIRSDVHAVRELEKKIMHLYPDIHALYTGYVIHIYPKYCSKSSGIRIVAEKLGMDLKKAVAIGDSVTDIDMIKAVGIGVATGDADEELKKEAVIVLPFRASESTKFFLKNLLSYIEIKFRVSSSI is encoded by the coding sequence ATGAATCTATATGATATACTTGAAAGATATCTTTATAGTAATATTCCAAGCGCTCTCTTCATTGATATAGATGGCGTGATGACCGTAGCTAGAGGTAGCTACGTGATGGATCTTGAAGTAGTTGGTTTTTTGAGAGAATTAGAGTCGAAAGGTGTTCCTGTGTATCTCGTTTCTGGTAATGCTTATCCAGTGGTACTGACTTTGCAAAGATACCTGGGTCTTTCATCTATATTTATAGCTGAGAATGGTTGCGTCATTCAGATGCATGAAGAAGTCTTAAAAATATGTAAAGAATCTCTAGATAGTTTAGCTGATGTAATCTCAAAAAGTTTCAGTCTCAAGCCATCACCAAGTAACGCTTACAGATTATGTGACAGGGCATTTCATGTACCTAAAGAAATCAGGAGTGATGTTCATGCTGTTAGAGAGCTTGAGAAAAAGATAATGCATCTATACCCAGATATCCATGCATTATACACAGGTTACGTCATACATATCTACCCTAAGTATTGTTCAAAAAGCTCAGGTATCAGAATTGTGGCTGAGAAACTCGGTATGGATCTCAAAAAAGCTGTAGCTATAGGTGATAGTGTAACAGATATTGACATGATTAAAGCTGTAGGAATAGGTGTAGCAACAGGTGATGCTGATGAAGAGCTTAAAAAAGAGGCAGTAATAGTTTTACCATTTAGAGCTTCGGAATCAACAAAGTTCTTCCTGAAAAACCTGCTATCATATATAGAGATTAAATTTCGAGTCTCAAGCTCTATATAG